A single Desulfovibrionales bacterium DNA region contains:
- a CDS encoding MlaD family protein gives MDKKGFGPEIKVGIFVLIGLVILAYMSIRLGKVDLGREKGYHVSAVFDSVSGLVKDSPVEMAGIEIGRVKDVTLKDGQARVDMVISPHVKIRKDAKAMVRTKGVLGDKFIEIMQGREEAYIPPEGAIAKTISAADLDQLLVKVEPALDDIQSVAAGLNKFVGDKENQTNFKGLMADLRDASASFKNISGDVEAGKGTLGKLVKDETLYNKAEKTVSTLEETMGTLSEVAQKVERGEGTLGKLVNDETLYNKAKDTVDTLHNVAQKVDKGEGTLGKLVNDPSLYDETKKAVKSVTKATTGIQEQVPVTVLGTVVGTVLR, from the coding sequence ATGGATAAAAAAGGTTTTGGTCCGGAGATTAAGGTCGGCATCTTTGTGCTGATAGGTCTGGTAATTTTGGCTTACATGAGCATACGTCTCGGCAAGGTTGATCTGGGCAGAGAGAAGGGCTACCATGTATCCGCGGTCTTTGATTCCGTCTCCGGGTTAGTAAAGGACAGTCCGGTGGAAATGGCCGGGATAGAGATCGGGCGGGTTAAAGACGTTACCCTGAAAGATGGTCAGGCCAGGGTGGATATGGTGATTTCGCCCCATGTAAAGATCAGAAAAGATGCCAAGGCCATGGTACGCACCAAGGGAGTCCTGGGCGACAAATTCATTGAAATAATGCAAGGGAGAGAAGAGGCTTATATCCCTCCTGAAGGCGCCATTGCCAAAACCATTTCTGCTGCAGACCTTGACCAGCTTTTGGTCAAGGTGGAACCGGCCCTGGATGATATCCAGTCCGTGGCTGCCGGCCTTAATAAATTTGTGGGTGATAAAGAAAACCAGACAAATTTTAAGGGCCTTATGGCTGATCTGCGCGATGCCTCGGCCTCTTTTAAAAACATATCCGGTGACGTAGAGGCCGGCAAGGGTACGCTGGGCAAGCTGGTCAAAGATGAGACCTTGTATAACAAGGCGGAAAAAACAGTCAGTACTTTAGAAGAGACGATGGGGACATTAAGCGAGGTGGCCCAGAAGGTAGAAAGAGGCGAGGGCACACTGGGTAAATTAGTCAACGATGAAACTCTCTATAACAAGGCCAAAGATACCGTGGATACACTGCATAATGTGGCCCAGAAGGTGGATAAAGGCGAAGGCACTCTCGGCAAACTGGTCAATGATCCCAGCCTTTATGATGAGACCAAGAAGGCCGTTAAAAGCGTAACCAAGGCCACTACCGGCATACAGGAGCAGGTGCCTGTAACCGTCCTCGGGACCGTGGTGGGAACGGTGTTGCGTTAG
- the secG gene encoding preprotein translocase subunit SecG, with protein sequence MYTLVVVLHILVCVFLIAIVLLQTGKGADIGAVFGGSSQTLFGSAGPGTFLSKLTAIAAVIFMVTSLGLAYLISHREAASVVKGIQSEPAPPAPLQTQPPVPVQPQTK encoded by the coding sequence ATGTATACGCTGGTTGTTGTGTTGCATATCCTGGTTTGTGTGTTTCTGATTGCCATCGTGCTCTTGCAGACGGGCAAGGGCGCCGATATCGGGGCGGTTTTCGGCGGGTCAAGCCAGACGCTTTTTGGGAGCGCCGGTCCAGGCACGTTTCTTAGCAAGCTTACAGCCATAGCGGCAGTTATTTTCATGGTGACTTCTCTGGGGTTGGCCTATCTAATCAGTCATCGCGAGGCCGCCTCAGTTGTAAAGGGCATACAATCGGAGCCTGCACCTCCGGCGCCATTACAGACGCAGCCGCCTGTGCCAGTACAGCCCCAGACTAAATAA
- the tpiA gene encoding triose-phosphate isomerase codes for MPRKPIVAGNWKMYKTIPEAVALGNTLRSGASGISDREVVVAPPFTALAAVARALDGSGISLSGQNTCWENEGAYTGEVSPAMLKDVGCRYVIIGHSERRHIFGERDETIARKIRAALDAGLQPIFCIGEILEERETGKTLTVLRRQVKEGLKLIQGADMDKVVIAYEPVWAIGTGKTATNEQAQEAHSFIRTLLEGLFEKNIASDLRILYGGSVKAGNVDGLMAQPDIDGVLVGGASLEADSFLRIIKFER; via the coding sequence ATGCCCCGTAAACCCATAGTGGCCGGTAACTGGAAGATGTATAAAACCATCCCGGAGGCCGTAGCCCTGGGCAATACGCTAAGATCCGGGGCGTCCGGGATTTCGGATCGGGAAGTAGTCGTGGCCCCACCGTTTACCGCCCTTGCGGCTGTAGCCAGGGCGCTCGATGGCAGTGGAATCTCCCTTTCCGGCCAGAATACCTGCTGGGAGAATGAGGGGGCCTACACGGGAGAAGTCTCCCCTGCAATGTTGAAGGATGTCGGCTGTCGGTATGTTATCATCGGGCATTCCGAGCGCCGTCATATTTTTGGGGAGCGGGATGAGACGATTGCCCGGAAAATAAGGGCTGCCCTGGATGCCGGTCTTCAGCCTATTTTCTGTATCGGAGAAATCTTGGAAGAGAGAGAAACGGGAAAAACCCTAACCGTTCTCAGAAGGCAGGTTAAGGAAGGTCTTAAACTGATACAAGGCGCGGATATGGACAAGGTGGTCATTGCCTATGAACCCGTGTGGGCTATCGGCACGGGAAAAACCGCGACCAATGAGCAGGCCCAGGAGGCGCATTCCTTCATTCGCACACTGCTGGAAGGGCTGTTTGAGAAAAATATTGCGTCAGATTTGAGAATATTGTATGGTGGGAGCGTTAAAGCAGGGAATGTGGACGGTCTCATGGCCCAACCTGATATTGACGGTGTGTTGGTTGGGGGAGCTTCACTTGAGGCCGATTCTTTTTTACGCATCATTAAATTTGAGCGTTAG
- a CDS encoding phosphoglycerate kinase, with product MKYINEVDIRGKRLLIRVDFNVPLDEHGNITDDVRIRSVLPTINHALDEHAKVILTSHMDRPKGQVVEKHRLTPVGKRLSRLLRKDVTMAPDCIGEEVKALIAKMQPGDIILLENLRFHPGEEKNDPEFAKQLAELADIYVNDAFAVTHRAHASVVGVTDYFKECVAGFLMKTEMDYFHRSMEDPARPLVAVIGGAKVSGKLTALENLLYKVDKMIIGGAMANTFLKSVNWNVGKSKVEDALLDTAKHLLMLAKEKGVKLYLPVDCVVANRPDPKAETKITTVQEIPPDWYVMDIGPATGTLFSEALQNAKTIIWNGPMGAFEMDAFSRGTMSMVRAIANSYALTIVGGGDTDVAVHRAGETNNISYISTGGGAFLELLEGKKLPGIVALERFNRNMED from the coding sequence GTGAAATACATAAATGAGGTCGATATCAGGGGAAAACGCCTTTTAATCCGCGTGGATTTCAATGTCCCCTTAGACGAGCATGGCAATATAACCGATGACGTTCGCATTCGAAGTGTCTTGCCAACTATCAATCACGCCCTGGATGAACATGCCAAGGTCATCCTTACCTCACATATGGATCGGCCCAAGGGACAGGTGGTGGAAAAGCATCGACTTACGCCGGTTGGCAAGCGACTTTCCAGATTATTGCGCAAGGATGTAACCATGGCGCCGGACTGTATAGGTGAAGAGGTGAAGGCGCTTATTGCCAAAATGCAGCCCGGAGACATAATACTTCTCGAAAACTTACGATTTCACCCGGGTGAAGAAAAAAACGATCCTGAATTCGCAAAACAATTGGCTGAACTGGCAGACATCTATGTAAACGATGCCTTTGCCGTGACCCATCGGGCCCATGCCTCGGTAGTCGGTGTTACGGATTATTTTAAGGAATGCGTGGCCGGTTTTCTCATGAAAACGGAGATGGATTATTTCCATCGTTCCATGGAAGATCCGGCCAGGCCCCTGGTAGCGGTTATTGGCGGGGCAAAGGTGTCAGGTAAACTAACCGCCCTGGAAAATTTACTCTATAAAGTTGATAAGATGATCATCGGCGGGGCCATGGCCAATACATTTCTTAAAAGCGTTAACTGGAACGTCGGGAAATCAAAAGTAGAAGATGCCCTCCTGGATACCGCCAAGCATTTGCTCATGCTGGCCAAAGAAAAAGGGGTCAAGCTTTATCTCCCGGTTGACTGCGTAGTGGCCAACCGCCCTGACCCCAAGGCAGAGACGAAAATTACTACCGTTCAGGAGATCCCCCCTGACTGGTATGTAATGGACATCGGACCGGCAACCGGGACTCTCTTTTCTGAGGCCTTGCAAAATGCCAAAACCATTATCTGGAACGGACCTATGGGGGCCTTTGAGATGGATGCCTTTAGCCGCGGCACCATGTCCATGGTGCGGGCTATCGCCAACTCCTATGCCCTGACCATTGTCGGCGGCGGGGATACGGACGTAGCAGTGCACAGGGCCGGCGAGACAAATAATATTTCTTATATATCCACCGGCGGCGGGGCCTTCCTGGAACTCCTGGAAGGGAAAAAACTGCCGGGAATTGTCGCATTGGAGCGTTTCAACCGTAATATGGAGGACTGA
- the gap gene encoding type I glyceraldehyde-3-phosphate dehydrogenase produces MPIKVAINGFGRIGRFLLRIIAQRQEKDIEVVAINSRADSSVLAHLLRYDSVHGPFSGVVEAKAHALTVNGKEVAITGITDDLSRLPWRDLGVDIVLESTGKFRDKESNLKHLQAGARKVIIGAPGKNVDATIVMGVNEDKYQPDKHHIISNASCTTNCLAPVAKVLHDAFGIEHGLMTTVHSYTMDQRILDGSHKDLRRARAAGMSIVPTTTGAAAAVAKVIPELEGKLDGLSVRVPTPDVSLVDLVAEMSREVKKEDINNAFKEVAQGKLKGILAYNTEPLVSIDYASSPYSAIVDAPLTNVIGGRMAKVIAWYDNESGFSYRIVDLALYMGKYLN; encoded by the coding sequence ATGCCTATTAAAGTAGCCATTAACGGATTTGGTAGAATAGGTCGATTCTTATTACGTATTATTGCCCAACGGCAGGAGAAAGACATAGAGGTAGTAGCCATAAACAGCCGGGCTGATTCTTCAGTCCTGGCTCATCTGCTAAGATACGACTCGGTACATGGCCCGTTTAGCGGCGTTGTGGAGGCAAAGGCCCATGCCCTGACCGTCAATGGCAAAGAAGTCGCTATTACCGGGATTACCGATGACCTGTCCCGCCTGCCATGGCGTGACCTTGGAGTGGATATCGTCCTTGAATCTACGGGTAAATTTAGAGATAAGGAATCGAACCTGAAACACTTACAGGCCGGAGCGCGGAAGGTCATAATTGGCGCGCCGGGCAAAAATGTAGATGCAACAATAGTCATGGGTGTAAATGAAGATAAATATCAGCCGGACAAACACCACATTATCTCTAATGCCTCCTGTACTACCAACTGCCTGGCGCCGGTGGCCAAGGTACTCCACGATGCCTTTGGCATTGAACATGGTCTAATGACTACGGTTCATTCTTATACCATGGATCAGCGCATTCTCGATGGCTCCCATAAAGATCTACGCCGGGCCCGTGCTGCCGGAATGTCTATAGTGCCGACTACCACAGGCGCGGCCGCAGCCGTAGCCAAAGTCATTCCAGAACTGGAAGGAAAGCTGGATGGCCTGTCCGTACGGGTCCCCACTCCTGACGTCTCATTGGTTGATCTGGTCGCCGAGATGTCCAGAGAGGTTAAAAAGGAAGATATTAACAATGCCTTTAAAGAAGTGGCACAGGGTAAGCTGAAGGGGATTTTAGCATATAACACGGAACCCCTAGTTTCTATTGACTATGCCAGTAGTCCTTACTCCGCCATCGTGGATGCCCCCTTAACCAATGTTATTGGTGGGCGGATGGCCAAGGTTATCGCCTGGTATGATAATGAAAGCGGCTTTTCCTATCGCATAGTTGATCTGGCGCTTTACATGGGCAAGTATCTTAACTAG
- the rimI gene encoding ribosomal protein S18-alanine N-acetyltransferase gives MSEVTSHKTCCKIIRMTEDDLPEIMLIEKACFPAPWTKQAFRDELVCPFSYPYVAKVRNIHPSPVLGYICFWIVLDELHLLNLAVHPAQRRQGIGRELLSFALKMGKTAGTKFATLEVRPSNVAAITLYKDAGFIPVGQRPGYYSDSHEDAVIMEYDFLKKVPDTKDIS, from the coding sequence ATGTCCGAGGTCACCTCTCACAAGACTTGCTGTAAGATCATCCGGATGACTGAAGATGATCTACCTGAGATTATGCTCATTGAAAAAGCCTGCTTCCCTGCTCCTTGGACCAAACAAGCCTTCCGTGACGAATTAGTCTGTCCTTTTTCTTATCCTTACGTGGCAAAAGTCAGAAATATTCATCCCTCCCCTGTCCTGGGATATATCTGTTTTTGGATAGTCCTGGATGAACTCCATTTGCTTAACCTGGCCGTTCATCCGGCCCAACGCCGGCAAGGAATCGGCCGAGAACTACTTTCCTTTGCGCTTAAGATGGGAAAAACGGCGGGTACAAAGTTCGCCACCCTGGAGGTCAGACCATCCAATGTTGCAGCCATAACTCTTTATAAAGATGCAGGATTCATTCCGGTAGGCCAAAGGCCGGGATATTATTCAGATAGCCATGAAGATGCAGTTATCATGGAGTATGACTTTCTTAAAAAGGTGCCGGATACGAAAGATATAAGTTGA
- a CDS encoding PTS sugar transporter subunit IIA encodes MVGIVLATHGKLAEELVKVSEFIVGRMEQVTAVSIDPTQDVEMLRKEIQKAIKRVDSTNGVLILTDMFGGTPSNISLSFLEEGKIDVVTGVNLPMLMRLTHSREKLTLAEVAEQAKSYGRKGISQASEVLKK; translated from the coding sequence ATGGTCGGTATAGTTTTGGCTACACATGGCAAGCTGGCAGAAGAATTAGTTAAGGTATCTGAATTCATCGTGGGACGGATGGAACAGGTTACAGCCGTGTCCATAGATCCGACACAAGATGTAGAGATGTTGCGTAAGGAAATCCAAAAAGCTATTAAAAGAGTGGATAGTACTAACGGCGTTCTCATTTTGACGGACATGTTTGGAGGAACCCCGTCCAATATCAGCCTTTCCTTTCTGGAAGAAGGGAAGATTGACGTCGTCACCGGTGTTAATCTGCCTATGCTGATGAGGTTGACCCATTCTCGTGAAAAATTAACCCTGGCTGAGGTAGCTGAACAGGCTAAATCTTACGGCCGCAAAGGCATCTCTCAAGCCAGCGAAGTACTCAAGAAATAA
- the rapZ gene encoding RNase adapter RapZ has translation MLNPVQVVIITGLSGSGKSTALRAFEDLGYYCVDNLPVVLLPQFLHIQKPAPGQTVRAALVMDMREQDFLKEYAAIFADLKKEGFKLEILFLESSDDVLLRRFSQTRRHHPLIPSPVTTVMDAIALERRQLALLKEEADRVLDTSFYNLHQLRGAIGSLYGSRVDLNRLLVNLLSFGFKYGVPGEADMVFDVRFLPNPFFVPNLKELDGTSPQAKDYVLKDQTTQTFLSKVSELLFFLIPFFKREGKMYLTIATGCTGGRHRSVTVTEELKNILTEKGYEVVVHHRDILLG, from the coding sequence ATGTTAAATCCGGTCCAGGTTGTTATCATTACAGGACTTTCCGGATCCGGCAAAAGCACCGCGCTTCGCGCCTTTGAGGATCTTGGTTATTATTGTGTTGATAACCTCCCGGTTGTCCTTCTTCCCCAGTTCTTGCACATCCAGAAACCCGCCCCCGGCCAAACTGTCCGGGCGGCGCTGGTAATGGATATGCGCGAACAGGATTTTCTGAAAGAGTATGCCGCTATCTTTGCTGACCTTAAAAAAGAGGGCTTTAAATTAGAGATACTTTTCCTCGAGTCTTCAGACGATGTACTGTTAAGAAGATTCAGCCAGACCAGGCGACACCATCCTTTGATCCCTTCTCCGGTAACGACAGTTATGGATGCCATCGCCCTGGAACGGAGGCAATTAGCCCTTCTAAAAGAAGAGGCAGACCGGGTCTTAGATACGAGTTTCTATAATCTCCATCAACTTCGTGGGGCTATTGGCAGTCTGTATGGCTCCCGCGTTGATCTCAATCGTCTGCTCGTTAATCTCCTTTCCTTCGGCTTTAAATATGGCGTCCCCGGCGAGGCAGACATGGTCTTTGATGTGCGTTTTTTGCCTAACCCTTTCTTTGTGCCGAATTTAAAGGAGCTTGACGGGACAAGCCCGCAAGCCAAGGACTACGTCCTAAAAGACCAGACCACACAGACTTTTTTAAGCAAGGTCTCCGAGTTATTGTTCTTTCTTATCCCCTTTTTTAAAAGAGAAGGTAAAATGTACCTTACTATAGCCACCGGTTGTACAGGCGGCAGACACCGCTCGGTGACGGTCACAGAGGAATTAAAGAATATTCTTACGGAGAAGGGCTACGAGGTTGTAGTCCATCATCGGGATATTCTACTGGGCTGA
- a CDS encoding PTS sugar transporter subunit IIA yields MQISELISSDHIITNLRANSKQDALVELAEVLVRKNKILDKETVVSILLEREKLGSTGIGDGVAIPHGKLKGLDRVIISLGRSLSGVPFDSVDGKPVRLLFLLLAPEESAGLYLRILAKLSRFLKNPVSKEKLLGAKSAEEMAEIIKSEGEEI; encoded by the coding sequence ATGCAAATCAGCGAGTTAATATCTTCGGATCATATAATAACCAACCTTAGAGCTAATTCCAAGCAAGATGCCCTGGTAGAACTGGCGGAAGTGCTTGTACGTAAAAATAAGATACTGGATAAAGAGACCGTGGTCTCCATTTTGCTGGAAAGGGAAAAGTTGGGTAGCACCGGAATAGGAGATGGAGTAGCCATACCCCACGGCAAGTTAAAGGGCCTGGACCGGGTTATCATATCCCTGGGGCGCAGTCTTTCCGGTGTGCCTTTTGATTCTGTCGATGGAAAACCCGTGCGGCTCCTTTTTCTACTTCTAGCCCCGGAGGAATCGGCCGGCCTGTATCTGCGGATTCTGGCCAAGCTTTCGCGTTTTTTAAAGAATCCCGTCTCTAAGGAAAAATTGCTGGGTGCAAAATCGGCAGAAGAAATGGCCGAGATCATTAAGAGCGAGGGCGAAGAAATTTAA
- the raiA gene encoding ribosome-associated translation inhibitor RaiA translates to MQISVTFRHMEPSEVLRNYAIERVKKVKKFLEGFAEANVTLSIEKFRHIAEVNILANGTKIVGQEETNDMYSAIDLVMDKIEKQVKRHREKVKDKKSVSNTRPPRTVGINILSYDRSEGKNAPRIIKSERYLAKPMYLDEAVMQLDVLDNEFLVFTNAESETINVIYKRKDGDYGLIEPEPK, encoded by the coding sequence ATGCAAATTTCGGTGACTTTCAGGCACATGGAACCATCAGAGGTTTTACGCAATTACGCTATTGAACGGGTGAAAAAAGTTAAAAAGTTTTTAGAGGGATTTGCCGAGGCCAATGTAACTCTTTCTATCGAGAAGTTTAGACATATAGCCGAGGTAAATATCCTGGCCAATGGAACAAAAATAGTAGGCCAGGAAGAAACCAACGATATGTACTCGGCCATTGATCTGGTCATGGATAAAATAGAAAAGCAGGTCAAAAGGCACCGGGAAAAGGTAAAAGATAAAAAGTCTGTATCCAATACCAGGCCCCCCCGGACCGTGGGCATAAATATCTTGAGTTACGACCGCTCCGAAGGAAAAAACGCCCCCAGAATAATAAAAAGCGAGAGATACCTGGCCAAGCCCATGTACCTGGATGAAGCAGTAATGCAGCTCGACGTCTTAGATAACGAGTTTCTGGTCTTTACTAACGCCGAATCAGAAACCATTAATGTCATTTATAAACGCAAAGATGGTGACTATGGGCTTATTGAGCCGGAGCCAAAATAG
- the rpoN gene encoding RNA polymerase factor sigma-54, producing MVLELKQQLKLTQQLVMTPQLQQAIKMLQLSRLELLDSIYQELEANPVLEEGPEEDAEDSLAPSEATSNEEISVQDRVLPEVMDSQRAMEELNWEDYIDEYNTSSGGYSAYSFEEKESTSFEATLSRKPSLSSHLMWQFILSPCTEEEKIVGELIIGNLDADGYLNASLSEIAATAHVPEELVLEVLKKIQGLDPVGVAARDLKECLLIQTRHLGLEDTLVETIISNHIHQLEVKNYQAIAKETGASLADVIKAVEVITRLEPKPGRAYNGEETHYISPDIYVYKVGDEFVIVLNDEGLPRLRVSPFYRGILNQSSDGAAPVKDYIQGKLRSAVWLIRSIHQRQRTIYKVTESIVKFQREFLEKGIAYLKPLILKDVAEDVEMHESTVSRVTTNKYVHTPQGLLELKFFFNTGISCAHGEVMASEAVKDKIRRLVQSENSSHPYSDKEIANMLNKNDINIARRTIAKYREVMGILPSNQRKKFAQ from the coding sequence GTGGTTTTAGAACTCAAACAACAGTTAAAGCTTACCCAACAATTGGTGATGACCCCGCAATTGCAGCAGGCCATCAAGATGTTGCAATTGTCCCGGCTGGAACTGTTGGATAGCATCTACCAGGAATTGGAGGCTAATCCGGTACTGGAAGAAGGACCAGAGGAGGACGCCGAGGATTCCCTCGCACCCTCCGAAGCAACTTCAAATGAGGAGATAAGTGTTCAAGACAGAGTGCTACCTGAAGTGATGGATAGCCAGCGAGCCATGGAAGAACTTAACTGGGAAGATTATATTGATGAATATAACACCAGTAGCGGCGGCTATTCCGCCTATTCATTTGAGGAGAAAGAATCAACTTCTTTTGAGGCCACGTTAAGTCGAAAACCCTCCCTATCCTCGCACCTCATGTGGCAGTTTATTCTGTCACCTTGTACAGAGGAAGAAAAAATTGTCGGTGAGTTGATTATCGGCAACCTGGATGCTGATGGTTATCTTAATGCCTCCCTCTCAGAGATTGCGGCTACTGCACATGTCCCTGAAGAGCTGGTCTTAGAAGTCCTTAAAAAGATTCAAGGGCTTGACCCGGTCGGAGTTGCCGCCCGTGACCTTAAAGAATGTCTGTTGATACAGACCCGGCATCTGGGATTAGAGGACACGTTAGTCGAGACCATCATATCTAACCATATCCATCAACTAGAGGTCAAAAACTACCAGGCCATCGCCAAGGAGACAGGAGCTTCTTTGGCCGATGTTATCAAGGCCGTGGAGGTGATAACCCGGCTGGAGCCAAAGCCGGGACGGGCTTACAATGGCGAAGAGACACACTATATCAGCCCGGACATCTACGTCTATAAGGTGGGAGATGAGTTTGTTATCGTCTTGAATGACGAGGGACTGCCGAGGTTGCGGGTAAGTCCATTTTATCGGGGCATCTTGAACCAATCATCGGATGGTGCCGCCCCGGTCAAGGACTATATCCAGGGCAAATTGAGGTCCGCGGTCTGGCTGATCCGAAGCATTCATCAGAGACAGCGCACCATCTATAAGGTAACCGAGAGTATCGTCAAGTTTCAGCGGGAATTTTTGGAAAAGGGCATAGCTTATTTAAAACCGCTTATACTAAAGGACGTGGCTGAGGATGTGGAAATGCACGAGTCAACCGTAAGCAGGGTGACCACGAATAAATATGTTCATACCCCTCAGGGCTTGTTGGAGCTTAAATTCTTTTTCAATACCGGGATCAGTTGTGCACATGGAGAAGTTATGGCTTCAGAAGCGGTAAAAGATAAGATTCGACGTCTGGTCCAATCCGAGAATTCAAGTCATCCGTATAGCGATAAGGAAATTGCCAATATGCTGAATAAAAATGATATTAATATTGCGCGGCGAACAATAGCCAAGTATAGGGAAGTGATGGGAATCCTCCCATCCAACCAGAGAAAAAAATTCGCACAATAG
- the lptB gene encoding LPS export ABC transporter ATP-binding protein, with amino-acid sequence MGTLVANNLVKSYRQRRVVDHVSIRVESGSIIGLLGPNGAGKTTTFYMIAGLIKPDEGQVVLNGEDLTQYPMYQRARRGITYLAQEPSVFRKLTVEENILAVLETMKLPQEERRARLRSLLEELKIEHLARHKAYSLSGGERRRLEILRALAIQPSFILLDEPFAGIDPLAVSDLQAIVRQLKEKGLGILISDHNVRETLSVCDWAYILTEGRILEAGDSQHIAASEVARKIYLGEQFTL; translated from the coding sequence ATGGGCACCCTTGTCGCTAATAACCTGGTCAAATCTTACCGCCAGCGCCGGGTCGTGGATCACGTCAGTATCAGGGTCGAATCCGGCTCAATAATCGGCCTGCTTGGACCCAATGGAGCAGGGAAGACAACGACTTTCTACATGATTGCGGGTCTGATCAAGCCGGATGAAGGGCAGGTAGTTTTGAATGGCGAAGACTTGACCCAGTATCCCATGTATCAGAGGGCCCGTCGCGGCATCACCTACCTGGCACAGGAACCGTCTGTCTTTCGTAAGCTTACAGTTGAGGAAAACATATTAGCTGTGCTGGAAACGATGAAGCTGCCCCAGGAGGAAAGAAGGGCCCGCTTAAGAAGCCTGTTGGAAGAGCTAAAAATCGAACATCTGGCCAGGCACAAAGCCTACTCACTTTCCGGTGGAGAGCGGAGGCGGCTTGAGATACTGCGCGCGCTGGCTATTCAGCCATCGTTTATTTTACTTGACGAACCATTCGCGGGCATAGATCCCTTGGCCGTTTCGGATTTGCAGGCCATCGTCCGGCAACTTAAAGAAAAGGGTCTGGGCATACTCATCTCTGATCACAATGTACGGGAAACATTGTCTGTTTGTGACTGGGCCTATATCCTGACCGAAGGAAGGATTCTGGAGGCCGGGGATTCGCAGCATATCGCTGCCAGTGAGGTGGCGCGCAAGATTTATCTGGGCGAACAATTTACGCTGTGA